The following proteins are encoded in a genomic region of Reichenbachiella sp.:
- a CDS encoding ketoacyl-ACP synthase III, whose protein sequence is MNRAQITGIGAHVPAREIPNSYFNETLGEDVDAWLRENVNITKRYWCNEKESVADLCEVAAKKALADAGIEPDQIDLLVISTDTPEFISPSTASVIQDRMGLKNAGTFDLNTACAGFVTAMDVAAKYISADDRYKHILVIGGYAMSKYLNQKDKKTVTLFADGAGAVVMSAQQGDAGWLTSDLQTKGEYNGWMGIYGGATHQPTTAEVLANHDHQLKFVHRFPKELNPKMWTEMALDICKRLGKEPDDFDHFFITQLNFNSINETMDNLGVCREKAHMVMDQYGYTGSACIPMALEDAYKNKKLKKGDLLMFIGSGGGLAFAAAAVQY, encoded by the coding sequence ATGAACAGAGCACAAATAACAGGAATTGGTGCGCATGTACCTGCCAGAGAAATTCCAAACAGCTATTTCAACGAAACCCTTGGAGAAGATGTAGATGCTTGGCTAAGAGAAAATGTGAATATCACCAAGAGATATTGGTGCAACGAAAAGGAGTCAGTAGCAGACCTTTGTGAAGTAGCAGCTAAGAAAGCGTTGGCGGATGCTGGAATAGAACCAGATCAGATTGATCTTTTGGTGATTTCGACTGATACGCCGGAGTTCATTTCACCTTCAACTGCCTCAGTTATTCAAGATCGAATGGGTTTAAAAAATGCAGGAACTTTTGATTTGAATACAGCATGTGCTGGTTTTGTTACGGCCATGGATGTAGCTGCAAAGTACATCAGCGCAGATGATCGCTATAAGCATATTTTGGTAATTGGTGGATATGCGATGAGCAAGTATCTAAATCAAAAAGACAAGAAAACTGTCACCCTGTTTGCGGATGGGGCAGGTGCTGTGGTTATGTCTGCTCAGCAAGGGGATGCTGGATGGCTGACTAGCGATCTGCAAACCAAAGGAGAGTACAACGGATGGATGGGGATTTATGGCGGAGCCACTCATCAGCCAACTACAGCAGAAGTGCTGGCAAATCATGATCATCAATTGAAATTTGTGCATAGGTTCCCTAAAGAATTGAACCCGAAAATGTGGACTGAAATGGCACTAGATATTTGCAAGAGGTTGGGCAAGGAGCCAGACGATTTTGACCATTTCTTCATCACTCAATTGAATTTTAATTCTATTAATGAAACCATGGACAACCTGGGCGTATGCAGAGAAAAGGCACATATGGTGATGGATCAATATGGATACACAGGATCAGCTTGTATTCCAATGGCGTTGGAAGATGCCTATAAAAACAAGAAATTGAAAAAGGGTGATTTGCTGATGTTTATCGGCTCAGGTGGAGGCCTGGCATTTGCTGCGGCAGCTGTACAGTACTAA
- the fabG gene encoding 3-oxoacyl-ACP reductase FabG, with protein MNKLKDRVAIVTGGSAGIGKAAVLKLADEGAKIAIWDINEEAGNQLAHELSDRSIQAIFQKVDTADHQATIQAADEVIHQLGRIDILINNAGITRDATIKKMSIEQWEQVISVNLTGVFNCIKAATPNMMENNFGRIINTSSVVGLYGNFGQTNYAATKSGVIGMTKTLAKELGKHSITVNAVAPGFIATDMVKAMPEKVIEMMVSKTPLGRLGEPDDIANAYAFLASDEASFISGSVLSVDGAVTL; from the coding sequence ATGAATAAACTTAAAGATCGCGTGGCGATCGTCACGGGAGGATCCGCAGGAATAGGCAAGGCAGCAGTATTGAAGTTAGCAGATGAAGGTGCTAAAATTGCCATATGGGATATCAATGAAGAAGCCGGTAATCAACTGGCGCATGAATTATCAGATCGAAGCATCCAAGCCATTTTTCAAAAAGTCGATACGGCGGATCATCAAGCCACTATACAGGCCGCTGACGAAGTTATCCATCAGCTAGGAAGAATTGATATCTTGATCAATAATGCAGGGATCACGCGAGATGCCACGATCAAAAAGATGAGTATCGAGCAATGGGAGCAAGTCATTTCTGTCAATCTCACAGGCGTGTTCAATTGCATTAAGGCTGCCACGCCAAATATGATGGAGAATAATTTCGGTCGAATTATCAATACCTCTTCTGTTGTAGGTCTTTACGGAAATTTCGGACAAACAAACTATGCCGCTACCAAGTCAGGCGTGATAGGGATGACCAAGACATTGGCCAAAGAATTGGGCAAACATTCCATTACCGTCAATGCTGTAGCACCAGGTTTTATAGCGACGGATATGGTGAAGGCGATGCCTGAAAAAGTGATAGAAATGATGGTGTCCAAGACCCCACTTGGTCGACTAGGCGAACCGGATGATATTGCCAATGCCTATGCCTTTTTAGCTTCTGACGAGGCCTCATTTATCAGTGGCTCTGTATTGAGTGTAGACGGCGCTGTAACCCTATAA
- a CDS encoding sodium:solute symporter family transporter, whose translation MNNLASPEQITATWIVIIIYMVAILLFVVRGALRIKSMSDYAVGNITFSPTAVGLALAASMTSAATFIINPGFIALYGLSGVLSFGIVMPLAIFGSLIFMTKGFRKYGANVKALTMAQWMGKMYNSKAYALFFAFVSLLLITFIVLICVGLTQVLSNSLNADPVMVLASVIIFVFGYMMFGGANSMVYTNSIQAVLMFVVAVILLSSGTSYFENGVSGFMNQLKSIGPNYASWTDPDSLFFRDFFEIIFCQTVIGIAIVCQPHVITKSLLLKNEKDVNRYLLVGILVLVVFFQVVFVGLFARLYFPDLTVNGAAIPMDSIVSTYVVSRFPVYVGILVILGLISAGLSTLEGLIQSLSSSLTGDLFNPLFGKRFYKADQRDRQEILVNKLMVIFLAVVSFVLSYQQLLSPNLSVGIFAQNGVYAYFSAAFVPVLFGMFIKNVRLQTVFSASITALVVHFAVYYGRFLPYMKESVNNPGIASTMAILTSLVVGFALHFFTKQRNENV comes from the coding sequence ATGAATAACCTCGCTTCCCCTGAGCAGATAACTGCGACCTGGATAGTGATCATTATTTATATGGTCGCTATACTTTTGTTTGTTGTCCGCGGAGCGCTCAGGATTAAGAGCATGTCGGACTATGCTGTGGGCAACATCACTTTTTCGCCGACAGCCGTAGGCTTGGCTTTGGCTGCCTCCATGACCAGTGCCGCTACATTCATCATCAATCCTGGTTTTATTGCATTATATGGTTTGAGCGGTGTTTTGTCTTTTGGCATCGTTATGCCACTAGCCATTTTTGGCTCATTAATTTTCATGACCAAAGGGTTTAGAAAGTATGGTGCGAATGTGAAGGCGCTCACCATGGCCCAGTGGATGGGCAAGATGTACAACAGCAAGGCGTATGCCTTGTTTTTTGCTTTTGTTTCCTTGCTCTTGATCACGTTTATCGTTTTGATTTGTGTGGGACTCACGCAGGTGTTATCCAACTCTTTGAACGCCGATCCGGTAATGGTACTGGCTAGTGTCATCATTTTTGTTTTTGGATACATGATGTTTGGGGGAGCCAACTCCATGGTTTATACCAATTCTATTCAAGCAGTTTTAATGTTTGTGGTGGCCGTTATTCTCCTTTCTTCTGGTACATCATATTTCGAAAATGGGGTTTCTGGATTTATGAATCAATTGAAATCCATAGGGCCAAATTACGCGAGCTGGACAGATCCTGACAGTCTCTTCTTTAGAGACTTTTTTGAGATAATATTTTGCCAAACCGTGATTGGTATTGCGATAGTGTGTCAGCCTCATGTCATTACCAAATCGCTTCTGCTAAAAAATGAAAAGGATGTCAATCGCTATTTGCTTGTGGGGATATTGGTGTTGGTGGTATTCTTTCAGGTGGTTTTTGTAGGCCTGTTTGCTCGATTGTATTTTCCGGATCTCACAGTCAATGGTGCAGCAATTCCGATGGATAGTATTGTATCTACCTATGTAGTTAGTCGCTTTCCTGTATATGTAGGGATATTGGTGATTCTGGGATTGATATCGGCTGGATTGTCTACGTTAGAAGGTCTCATTCAGTCGCTGAGTTCTTCGCTTACAGGCGATCTTTTCAATCCACTATTTGGAAAACGTTTTTACAAAGCAGATCAACGAGATCGGCAAGAAATTTTAGTAAACAAGCTCATGGTTATTTTCTTGGCCGTTGTCAGTTTTGTATTGTCTTACCAGCAGTTGCTATCGCCTAATTTGAGTGTTGGCATATTTGCTCAAAACGGTGTTTACGCTTATTTTTCAGCAGCCTTTGTTCCTGTGCTTTTTGGTATGTTTATCAAGAATGTACGATTGCAGACTGTGTTTTCTGCGTCTATCACTGCGTTGGTGGTTCACTTTGCTGTGTATTATGGTCGCTTCTTGCCGTATATGAAAGAGTCTGTAAACAATCCGGGCATAGCCAGTACAATGGCCATTTTAACTTCTTTAGTGGTAGGTTTTGCGCTGCATTTTTTTACAAAGCAAAGAAATGAAAATGTATAG
- a CDS encoding class I adenylate-forming enzyme family protein codes for MYRKDWISKWAVYSPDKVAVTEYETNQSITYKRLNSQANYLSSRFLNTGCEVNDRILVIAEHSIAYVALFSMAQKTGITLVPVNYRLSAREIEYLIADSNPSYLIAEKKFDQLIPKSADTKLIWMEELVQELASAAETPFEALDIDENHPLFILYTSGTTGYPKGAIYSHKMLFWNSVNTAQSLELTSSDHTISCMPAFHTGGWNVLLTPLLHRGASVGIMRKFDPDLLLQLLEEEKSQLFMGVPTMLKMMAESEQFEKADLSNMRYFIVGGEALPLSVINTWHSKGVKIRQGYGLTEVGPNLTSLHQDHAERKIGSIGLPNFYTEIRLKSADGEDVKPGEIGELCLSGPLVTPGYWRNEKATKEAIQDGWFRTGDLAKMDNEGFLYIVDRIKCMFISGGENVYPAEVERVLRQMPEIDEAAVVGVADTQWGEVGKAYLTAANGRLPDKDLITTHCAKHMAKFKIPKHIVWLEEMPKNDSGKIDRKKLKG; via the coding sequence ATGTATAGGAAAGATTGGATATCGAAGTGGGCTGTTTATTCGCCAGATAAGGTGGCTGTTACTGAATATGAAACCAATCAAAGTATTACCTATAAACGGCTCAATAGCCAGGCGAATTATTTATCGAGTAGGTTTTTAAATACAGGCTGTGAAGTAAATGACAGAATTCTAGTTATTGCCGAACATAGTATTGCATATGTGGCTTTGTTCTCTATGGCTCAAAAAACCGGCATTACGCTGGTACCGGTCAACTATAGACTGTCTGCCAGAGAAATAGAATATCTTATCGCAGATTCGAACCCTTCCTACCTGATTGCAGAAAAGAAATTCGACCAACTAATACCCAAATCGGCAGATACGAAACTCATCTGGATGGAGGAGCTGGTTCAAGAATTAGCATCAGCTGCAGAGACACCGTTCGAAGCTTTAGACATTGATGAAAATCACCCCTTGTTTATCTTGTATACCTCAGGTACCACTGGGTACCCCAAGGGAGCCATTTATTCTCATAAGATGCTCTTTTGGAATAGTGTAAATACCGCCCAGAGTCTAGAGCTCACATCATCAGACCATACGATATCATGTATGCCGGCTTTTCATACAGGTGGCTGGAATGTACTTTTGACGCCACTTTTACATCGTGGTGCTTCGGTAGGAATTATGAGAAAATTTGACCCTGATCTACTGCTGCAATTACTCGAAGAAGAGAAAAGTCAGTTATTCATGGGAGTGCCTACTATGCTCAAAATGATGGCCGAATCTGAGCAATTTGAAAAGGCTGATTTGAGCAATATGAGATACTTCATCGTGGGCGGTGAGGCATTGCCATTAAGCGTGATAAACACCTGGCACAGTAAAGGCGTGAAAATAAGACAAGGTTATGGATTGACGGAAGTAGGGCCAAACCTGACTTCATTACACCAGGATCATGCAGAACGAAAAATAGGCTCGATAGGGCTGCCTAATTTTTATACAGAAATCAGATTGAAATCAGCGGATGGAGAAGATGTGAAACCCGGCGAAATTGGCGAATTGTGTCTGTCGGGGCCCTTGGTTACGCCAGGATACTGGCGAAATGAGAAAGCCACGAAAGAAGCCATCCAAGACGGATGGTTTCGTACGGGCGACTTGGCAAAAATGGATAACGAAGGGTTCCTCTATATTGTAGACAGAATCAAGTGTATGTTTATCTCAGGAGGTGAAAATGTATATCCTGCAGAGGTGGAACGGGTGCTCAGACAAATGCCTGAAATAGACGAGGCAGCAGTTGTGGGTGTTGCAGATACACAATGGGGAGAAGTAGGAAAAGCTTATCTCACGGCCGCCAATGGAAGGTTGCCAGACAAGGATTTGATAACTACACATTGTGCTAAGCATATGGCCAAATTCAAAATACCTAAGCATATCGTATGGCTGGAGGAGATGCCAAAAAATGATAGCGGTAAAATCGATCGAAAAAAGCTGAAGGGATAA